Genomic segment of Panicum virgatum strain AP13 chromosome 2K, P.virgatum_v5, whole genome shotgun sequence:
ttttttctcatcaaaattttttctgtgtcttgaaatttttttccaaaatcaaaaaattacaaaaaaaagtTGCTAAAAAACGGTGAGAAAATCGACTGTACGGAATGTACGGTTCCCATAAACTAGAATCGCGCTTGCCTCCCCCATCGCCCGTAAACTAGCATGGCGCTTGCCTCCCGCACGGACATGGACCCGCCGTGCTTAGCTTATCCTGCGAACCAACTCTAATCCGGCGGAGGCCGGAGGACGACGAGCACACAGCGGCCGCGTTAGGCGTCACTCGAGAATCGTGGGCGCTTGAGTTGTGAAGCACGTGCACGTACTCCCGGCCGGAGCACGAGTGCACCGGCAAATGTAACATTttttgaggaaaaaaaaagcgACATCGGATGGGGCATCAGTATCTAATGACGAAACCATGTAAATTGTTGCACTTGTGCTATGtccaaaaataacaaaaaaaagtcCATACACAAATAGAGTGCAAATAATTTAAAAGGTCGTCGTGTGCCATTTGGTAAGCAACTTATTCTCCAATTGGGCAATTCAACCTATATTATGAATCTTGGTAGTATTGAAAAACCCTTGTAAAAGATATAGAACCTTGAATAGCATAACTAACCCATAATTTTTCCCAATTCGTGACTACTATTCAATGTGTCGTGCGAAACCTCCTGATAACCTCAAAGTCTAGATTTAAGCATATTTAAACCCCTATTCCTATATCTTTAAACCTCATCCGCTTAATTGTTTTAGCTCTGTTCCTGTTGTAATAGGTTCGTATCgacctaagagcatctccaaaagtttCTTATTTTTTCTCCTCAAATGTTGTTGTTTGCCAACTCTCCAAACAAGTATGGAAAAGCAAAATAGTGATCGTCTCCAAGAGTACCCTATTTTAACTTCCCAAAAATTGTCAGGTTGGTCCAGCTCGCCAACGATGTGACGGGCGCCTAACTCGGGTTAGGtgggaggaaggaaggaagagCCAGGCGAAGGGAACTCACGTGGGtttttagggtttagggacCCACGGAGCAGCAGCTCGCGAGGACGGGCCGGAATCTGGCCAATGACGGTCAATTCGGGAGCTGCTCATGGACGGCAGTGTTCCGGCGGACGGCAGGCAACGGGAAGCGGCAAAACGGAGTCATCTCGTCGAGGGGATCGTCATGGTGCCATCACCTCGAGCAGGCGGATGTCGTAGCAGTCGAATTCGATGGCCGAAGGGAGTTCGAAGGGGCTGTGACAGCCGTCTTCTTTGTGGTGACGAGAAAAACAAAAAGCCACGAGGAGTCCAATCGGGAGCGATGGAGGTGTGCGCATATTTACGCACAAGGACGAACAATCTGCCAATTGCTAGAAGATGAGGAGGTAGAATAGGAAACTATTgaagtttgtttttttttctcttttttcaaaaacaatCATGAATGGAGAAGAAAGATGGagaactgttggagatgctctaagctgTGAGATAGCAGCAGGGCCGGTCCTGGGATTTGGGGGGGCTGGGCTAAAATAAAAGCCGGGGCCTTTTAATAATTACAGTGATacaatgtcaaaaaaaaaagactgatGCTATAGTTTCTAGATGACATGTCTACTCTGAGATTGAATGGAACAATCAACAATTGAAAATTGTTGCAAGTCACAAAAAGCTACAAAAGGTATTAGACTAACTTGAAGAATTATACTCGGGGCAATTGTGTTTTTACCCCTGTTTTCAACTCCAATTGCGATTTTACTCCTACTTTTTTTGACTTTGCATTTTTACCCTTACTGTTCGCAAACGAACACTCATTGTACCCCTACTCCGTGAACAGCAGTTAACGGTGTTAAAGAAGACAATTTTACCCTAGCGAATATACTCCTACTTTTTTTTAGAACTTTATGAATATACCCCTGTTTCCATTATATTTCAGCAACATTTCAATAAGAATATGAATAAGTATTTGACAGAAATTTGGACAACAACATGACACACAAAATTAAGTTGAAAccacatgcatatatatatatatatatatatatatatatatatatatatataacattccATCAAACATACATATTCAAAAGAGAAGCACCATGAGATCACATCCCAACATAGGTGTCCAACAAAAACGACTAGTATATGCTATGTGACATAGGGAAGAACCCTTTCTTTGACAAAAATGAATATGCTACAGCAGTGCGTCGGCTCGCGAGCtggctcgagccggctcgcgagcctttaacgagccgagccgactTTCCCGGCTCGCAAAATGACCGAGCCGAGCTTGGCTCGGCTTACTAACCCACCGAGCCACaccgagccgagctcggctcggctcgtttccagccctaCCCTCGCCAATGTGGCAATCTCAAATTGATGGATTATCAATGGGCTACGGCAAAATTGTAGGTCAATCTTGAAATATCAAAGTATAAATTAATCTAATGAACAATCATCAATCATCTTGAACCGGTGAGTGTTACTGACTTAGTACTGCATTAAGGCCTTAAGGGCTCAAGGCAATTGGGCAAAACTTGTACCTATCCTGATTTTGCAGCCAGCCATGGTATGTCGTGCGGGGGCTCCTATACCCCTTCCAGAAGTTGGATAACAGACATATCTATCCATATCTATAAAGCTCATTATACAAATCGTTGTGTCGCACGGCCCATTAAAGTCTCACAGCGCCAATGCCCCGCTGGCCCGCTCCATTGTCTGAATCATGCAAGCACATGCAGTAAGCATGTGAAGCTTGCACGTCGCCACTAGTTGGAAGGTGCAGGTGCTGGTAGAtgttctttcatttttttcctttttaagcTGTGTTGGTACCCTGCAGCTGGggctcctactgtgccaagactcgcgtagttatccgtaactacgtcgtaaggagctgagcagccggacccctggggtccgattccatctcaccagaccaacggtcccggacccgcttcccgctcggggacgggtccggtgtcaccacgtgtcccagaggtggaaatgctcagcgcCTGTGGTCGCGGACccggggtccgggacctccacgtgccatccggactcccgcagatgggtccgggacctccacgtgcctatccggacccccgtgagctctcggctcagctagctgctcgggaggggtccggagccgccacgtgtcacgcagacgcgggcgcgggcgcaagccttccgctggaagctccctcacccacccgcattaagtgcgagtggttgaggcgtgctctgctgccgctgggcacggggcagcttttgtcagtccacactgtggatcgccagttaccgaggcggctcatCGGTTACCagggcaagcattaaagactcagcgccgcgcgcatgggcgacaagtcatgatgaccagctactgactggagcaacagtgcacgctgctacagtggactgagtcagtagttcggcgcttcatcatgacctcgatgcgcggctgcagaggctcgactctactccgacaggacagctcaagaccatacACAGTCGGAAGGTACGCACGGAGGCCGACGacgaagatctccggatctaTAACATTTAAGGCTCCGCTGTGTACAATATCAAATATATCGccgggcccatctgtcggggccccgctcagtgtacgtgctcccctttgacatataaaagggagagcacgcccgctagaagcCAGGCCAACAGAAGCCAGGCAAAGGGAGGGCAGACACAACAaaagctcggattcactccgaacaatcccgttctcaacctattgagagcgcaagcaatacaacacacagtggacgtatggtattacgcttcagcggcccgaaccactctaaacctgttgtgttcatcgtgttcttgcatctagatcggactaatcctagctacccccgagtactcaccctctgggtttaggcgggtgcactacgccacccggctgtgggtttgcacaccacgacaagcTACATCAACAAGTAACACTTTCACTAAACCGCTACGGTCAATATTTTAAAATACATGATTCAACATTCATTCAAACTTAATACAATATTTCTTATGAACTAGTTAAAcattttatatgaaaatgttGAAACCGTATGTACAAAATGTTGAACATGTGTATACTCAAAAGTTGCAATAGTATACTTCGAATGttgattttttagaaaaaataaaattaattaaaatatatgcatatgcaattttgttttGTTGCATAAATTCCAAATAACATCATGCTTCAAACGGAATCCAAAATATATTTACGGTTTGAAAGAAAAATAGGATTAAAGTTTTGAATCTAAATGGAATCCACATCCACCCACCAACGTCCAGCCATGCACactgcggaggcggaggcgcacaGGCGCTCAGCACTGCTCCCCAATTGCTCCAATCTCATTGTTCAATGCACTTTGCACGGATCTCAAACACTGGAAGTTTAATGATCTTCTTATCTTCCGGAAGATGTATATGATTCCTGATGTCGTGCGGCCGTGGGGTGATAATGGGTCATGACCCTAGTGGCCTCTTTACAGTCTAATAAAATCTTTAAGttatttaattcaaaatttaataaGATTAGAGCTCGGTCTTTTTAAAATCTGGCCTTTAAATTTTCAGTTCAAAATCTTCCATTTACCACCCCCGTGCCTTCCCGCAGTCGAGAAGACGCCGGGCGACGCAATCTTCCCCTGCGTTGAGGCATATGGGCGTGTGATGCCACCGTCCGTCATTGGTTGCTGAGCCGACGACCGTGGAGTAGATGCATGTAGCCAGTGGCCTCGTGGACCTTCCAGCCTCTCCTGCTCTCCGACGGCAACTCCGTCAATCGCGCCGGGTGCTGGCGGCGCGGCCTCGTTTCGATGTTGCGGCTCGCGTAGGTTGGAAAGGCGCACAAAGGAAGCGCAGTTCTCGGACGGAATCACATAGAGACGAGCGCtcggccacgcgcgcggcgTTTGGTTTGCTCGTCGCTAGGATTTTTACAGGCTCCAtgtacatgatttttttttttggatccaTATACATGTTTTGGTGTTGTATATGCATGCACATATCTGGGAGGGGGCCTATAGCTTTGGGGGCCGGGgcggtcgcccccccccccccccccccccgggccgGGCTTGGATAGCAGTAACGTCTATAATAGTACATGTTTTGGGGGTTTAATTTGAATATTAAattaattaatatataattCAACGTATTTCCAAATTAAAAGTTAATTTGTTTTTTCAATCATGTGTGTGTCACACATGTGTCTATGCTagttagaaaaaaaaagcttgATTTATTACTCAGAGACAAAGTTACATTCCTGAATAATAATCTCCTTGACACATGCAAACACCAAACCGATTTGATTTATCGGTAGCAACTGAAATTATCCCtggatgtatatatatatatatatatatatatatatatatatatatatatatatatatatatatatatatatatatatatatatatatgtatatatatatgcaaatgcaaTAATATGTCATGTGCTGCCTGGTGAGGTAAAACATTTTTTTATAATAAGCTAACGCATCtcaatgaccataaaaaaaGATATGCATCATCACATCGAGGCTAGAGAAAAAATTCATTTAAAATGTACCAATGTGTCTTCGTAGGTGAAATATGGTGGATGAAAGTTCTTGCGTGCTAGGCCAATTCACTAATCATACTATGGGTGTGAATCGATCGGGGCTCGGTGGAGGCTTCTAGGAGAAACGGGTCGGCACCCCTAAATATGTACTCTCTTCGTCCCAAATTACTAATTgatttgacttttctagatatatagtttttattatacatctagatatatatcatatctagatacatagtaaAATCAATATATCTAGAAAAactaaaatgactaataatagATAGAGGGAGTACAATCCAAAATATTTCGCGAAGGCCAAAAATCATCTGACGAAATAGGAAAAGCCatgagggttttttttttaatcGAGACAGATAGCCAACACGGAAGATACAATCAGTGCGGAGGCAAGGGGGCCAGCGGGggcatgcccccccccccccccccccaacaaagttgcaaaaaaaaatcagtactCTTAATTCTATTCAATCCACTAATCTAATGTTATGGGCCAAAGAAAAACTCACTTGGGCCTTGGCCTTTTAACAATCTAATCACCCTTCCTCTCCCAATTCTCCATCGACAAGCACCAGGGCCCAACGACGTCTCCCCTCCCCTTCACATTCCCGATCCCTGCTGCATCTCACGACTCGCGACGCCTCCCCTTCCCAGCGATCTCTGCTGCATCTCGCGATCGCTCTCGCCTCCGGCCTGGCGGCCTCCCCAATTCCCCAATGCCCGCCTACGGCCTGCAGACCTAAGTGCAACGACAGATTGATTCGGCTTGTTCTAACTCTACCAGTTACAACTGCAACGACAGAGCGTGCATTCTCCGCAATGAAACTGATTAAGACAAGACTTCGGAGTAAAATGGGAGATGGCTTTCTAAGAGATTGCTTGATACTCTACATTGAGAAAGAGATTGCAATAAAGTTCACTACCGAATCACTTATTGACGGCTTCTAGGACATGAAGTCACGCAGAGTTCGACTCAAATGAAAAATGTTAGTGTCACTAAACCtttttttcatgtattgtttttATGAATCGGATTATGCATTTGTGTACTTAAATGTGCTTTGGGTCTACATACATAGCGAATATTTGATGAAATATACTCATCATATTCGTATATACAATATACTATGTTGATCGGGTTTAgtcgctccccccccccccccaattcagaattcctggctccgcccctggatACAATGCCGTGTTAGCTGTTAGGTTTTGGTACGGTGACGTTTCAGAAGATTATTCCGTCGACCATACTTTCCTCATGCGTCAATAAACATTGGCAATTTGCATACAAGTATATATAGCTTTGCTATGGTATTACGAAATCGCTGTGGATCTAGTCTAGGAGGTAATAGTTCACccttaattattattattattattaaaagaaaaagataaattggAATGGCAAGAGATTACCCTGTAACAAATCTACCGGATTTTACTCCAAatcttttttaaataaaaaccaGCGTGGCATGCACAGTTGTTATatcgtttttttttctaaaaaatcctAGCACGATATTCTCTAGCGTGGCACGCTTGATTGCCTGttggtttttcttctttttaattCTAGCGTGGCATGCATGGTTGGTTGTTGGTAGAGATCAGTAAggttcaaataaaaaataacgTGACACATGTTGTAACATGACACGAACGCCCTATATAAGAAACTTCTGCCGAGCCAAGTTGGTGGAAGTAAAGCTAGCTTGAGCAGAGTCAAGTGCTAGCTAGACCGACGCCCAGCCCATGGCCATGCAAACAATAATCATGAGTAGTGCTCCAGCTACTAGGAATGCTGAGTCTGAGATCGTCGATGACATGGGCCCGTTCCTGCGCACCTACAAATGCGGCCGCGTCGAGCGGCTCGTGCCCGACGCCTTCGTGCCGGCCTCCGAGGACCCGGGGGCGACCGGCGTGGCAACCAGGGACGTCGTCATCGACCCCGCCACCGGCGTGTCGGCGCGCCTCTTCCTCAGCGTCGACGCGGTCGCGACGGGCAGGAGGCTCCCGCTCGTCGTCtacttccacggcggcgccTTCTGCACCGGGAGCGCCTTCTCCGAGCTGTTCCACCGCTACGCCGCCTCCCTCTCGGCGCGCGCGGGAGCGCTCGTCGTCTCCGTGGAGTACCGGCTGGCGCCGGAGCACCCCATCCCCGCGGCCTACGAGGACGCGTGGGTGGCGCTCCGGTGGGCGGCCACCCGCTCCGACCCTTGGCTCGCGTTCCATGCCGACCCCACGCGCATGTTCCTCGCCGGCGAGAGCGCCGGCGCGAACATCGTGCACAGCGTGGCGGCGCGtgtcgccgccggcggtgaggaCATCTGCATCGAGGGCATGGTCCTCCTGCAGCCCTTCTTCTGGGGCACCGAGCGGCTGCCGGCCGAAACGGGCCGCCACGACGGGCCGGTGTTCTCGCCGGAGTTCGTGGACACCCTCTGGCCGTTCCTGACGGCCGGCGCTGCTGGCAACGACGACCCTCGCATCAGCCCGCCGGCCGAGCAGGTCGCGTCGCTGCCGTGCCGGCGCGTGCTGGTCGGCGTCGCCGCGAAGGACGTGGCGCGGGACCGCGGGTGCCGGTACGCGGCATGGCTGcgtcgcggcgagcggcgccgcgAGGTGACGCTCCTGGAGTCCAAGGGCAAGGACCACGGGTTCCACCTCTACCGGCCGGGTTGCGCCAGCGCCGTGGCGCTCATGGACCGCGTCGCCGAGTTCATCAGCGGGTGGGCGCCGTCCGTGAACGCCGACGCCGAAACGGAGCGTTTGCATGCGCGGGAGGGCACGAACAAGAAGACGGGCAGGGCCGCATTTGCTGATGGGCCAGATAACAAAGTCAGCGGCAGCCCAGGGCCCAGGGCTGTAGGAATCGCTGTGGCTAAGAGTCGCCTGTAGTAGCGCTCATGGCCATCGCATTCTTAATGGTTAAACCTTTAGCGCTTTGTGTCATGTTGGTTACGAATTGTTAAACTGTATGTACTACTATCATATATGAATTTATTTTACAATTATCGTGAAATAAAACTAGAAATTATTAATAGTTTGTGTTGACATCTTAAGTTAAACTGTACGTTtcctttttaaaaaataatcagTACGTGTCAGTCGTCTCCTagaggaaaatttaattttcaACAGCAACGAACTCGATCCACATCAgtttgtctcttttttttctggcgATCAGTTTATCAGCCGGCAGTCAACAACTGGCGATGGCGAGGTGCCGCAGGTCGCGCCTTCTCCAGATGCTACTACTATACTACTTCGTACTACTGCCAAGAAAGATTTGCCACAGGAAACGGATGGACCTGGTAGAAGCGGAGTAGAGACGTACGGTTGGGGAGGGAGGCCCAGCATGTACGCATGCGCGGGCACGCCCTCCCCGCCCTTGCCGTCCAGCCTCTGCATCCGGGCCTTCCTTCCCCAAGCTCCCGCTGGCCAAACCGAGCCTGGTGCCTGGCTGTCGTCTCCGGGTTTAGCTTTACCTCCGGTGTTGCCGCCGCGcctgtcgtcctcctccgatccGCTGGCGGTCGGACTAGCTTCTCCTCCGCCCTTAGCTGCTGGGAGCTTGTTGCCGTGAGCCCGTGACCAGAGAGATCGAGGGAGGTAGGGAGATCGATCGATGGAGTGCCTGCTCGGGCTGCTCAAGGTGCGGGTGGTGCGAGGGGTGCACCTGGCCATCTGCGACCCCCTCACCCAGAGCAGCGACCCCTACGTCGTCCTCCGCCTCGGCCAGCAGGTAAACCGCCGATTCCGACCATGCTGATGATGCTGTCCCTCGGTCGATCTCTAGCTTCATTCGTCTCCCTCTCGATCTTGCTATTCCGCCTACACACCTCGTAGCATGCATAtgaccacaacaaaagaagctAAGGAAGCCAGGAAAAGTGAGAGGGGCTCGTTTGGAATCAGAGTctgctggggggggggggggggggttaatcATCAGGGAGGACGACGTCTCTCACGACATGGGCGGCAGCGTAGCGCCAAAGCTTTAACTTTTTTAACTCTTCCTTTGTACTATTTCTCTCATCTCTTGCATTGCCACCTTTTGCATCTTAGTCCTCCTTTAACATGTTATGTGGTGGGCATTTGTTTTCATTTGTATTGCGCAGAAAGTCAAGTCAAGTATAAAATATCACACAATCAACCCGGAATGGAACGAGGAGCTCACCCTATCCATCACAAACATGATGCACCCGGTCAAGATTGTAAGTTAATCACCATAATCTCCATGAACAGATAGAATACAGCACAACCGTCAGCTTTCTTCAGGCCGCCATTCTACCCCCTGATGAGAGGTTGATCGAACTCCTCGCCTTTGGCGCTTTGGTTGCCGTACGTCAGGAACTCTTCGACCATGACACCTTCACCAAGGACGACAGCATGGGCGACGCCGAGTTCTGCATCCTGGACTTCGTGGAGATCGCCAAGCGGGACCTGAGCGACGTCCCCGACGGCACGGTGATGAAGACGATCCACCCGGAGAAGGACAACTGCTTCGCCACCGAGAGCCACATCACGTGGAAGGACGGCAAGGTCTCCCAGGACATCGTGCTCAAGCTCAGGAACACCGAGACCGGCGAGCTCGTCCTGCACCTGCACTGGGTCAGCATCCCCGGCGTCGCGCGGTGAATCCTCCGGCGGGGACGGCGACGCCAGCCCAGCTGGttttatatatgaaaaaaaaGTAAGGTAACTGTTGCTCCGTCCACGAGGTACCCAAAATAAGCAAACATcctgaggagatcatggatgtGTAATTCGTAAGGTATTCGGAAGGATTATGCTACTGGGAGCAATGCTCTGTTTTCGGTTTGGTTCTGCATAATTTCTGCCGTCGATCCACAGAGATATATGTTGTGAAGGCATGTCAATTTCATACAGCAGCAATGTGCCTTATTGATCATGTTGGCATAATTCCATCTATCAGTAGGTACcatgaacaacaacaacaacaaatgcTTCAACAAAAACTGAAAATTCAGGTTTGGCCCACCAGAGGCCTTTCTCTTTATAAAAGCAGTTTCTGCAGAACTTCGGACCAACAAATCAGTACATAACTGACAATAAGCATGGTTGAACAATAGAGGAGAATTCAACATTTGTAGTCGTCGCAACAGCAAATAACATGAAGTGGATAATTTCTCTCATCTGATACCTCTCCTGGACTAAGTTTTGGAGTGCAAAAAAGATACTAGTATATACACCATCCATGACCTAGCTAGTATGTACAATTGTCTTTCAAACTTGCGAGGAAGCATAAGAACAGAAGAATGGACCCAAACCAAGTCACCGGTGCAGTGTTTCTGTCTGTCACCTAGCTAGGAAAGCAAATGTGGTGAGCTTTCATTGTTGCTGTTTCGAGAGCTTTCAGACAGGCGCTGATGCTTTGTCATTTGCACATCCCGGGTGAACTGGGTCCTTGATTTTGCGTAAGGAGCTTCCCTTGCTGCAATGAATGTCAGTAAAGTTGGTTTATTACAGCCTGAATCTTTGTAGATCATGCTTTAAGGTCACATCACGGTCCACATTTCTTACCTGCAGCTAATTTTTGGGCGCGGAGAATGTTCTGCCGTCTTTTCCACCAGCACGCTGCAAACACAACTAGAAACAGAATAGCTAAAAGCACCCCAAAAGCCATGCCGATTTTTGCAGCCACGGATAGATGAGGGCCACATTCTCCTAACCCAGGAATTCCACACAGTCCAGCATTGTCGGTGAAGCTGCAATTTTGTTGCAGAACTATCAAGTTACCTTACCAATCCGTATTTAAGTAAATGATAACTCAGGTATGTGTATAAGATGGTACAAATGATGTTATGCGTGAGAAAAATTTGCCAGCTTGTACACAATTATGTACAGTGAAAACTTGCAAAGGGGTAGGTATTTTATTTCAAATTGAATGCTTTCTTACTTAAATCTAGCTCTGTGCAGAGGCCTTCCTCCTAAATTGGCTGGAACCCTTCCTGACAGACGATTGCCATTCAGAT
This window contains:
- the LOC120695497 gene encoding probable carboxylesterase 2; its protein translation is MAMQTIIMSSAPATRNAESEIVDDMGPFLRTYKCGRVERLVPDAFVPASEDPGATGVATRDVVIDPATGVSARLFLSVDAVATGRRLPLVVYFHGGAFCTGSAFSELFHRYAASLSARAGALVVSVEYRLAPEHPIPAAYEDAWVALRWAATRSDPWLAFHADPTRMFLAGESAGANIVHSVAARVAAGGEDICIEGMVLLQPFFWGTERLPAETGRHDGPVFSPEFVDTLWPFLTAGAAGNDDPRISPPAEQVASLPCRRVLVGVAAKDVARDRGCRYAAWLRRGERRREVTLLESKGKDHGFHLYRPGCASAVALMDRVAEFISGWAPSVNADAETERLHAREGTNKKTGRAAFADGPDNKVSGSPGPRAVGIAVAKSRL
- the LOC120688778 gene encoding protein C2-DOMAIN ABA-RELATED 5-like, which encodes MECLLGLLKVRVVRGVHLAICDPLTQSSDPYVVLRLGQQKVKSSIKYHTINPEWNEELTLSITNMMHPVKIELFDHDTFTKDDSMGDAEFCILDFVEIAKRDLSDVPDGTVMKTIHPEKDNCFATESHITWKDGKVSQDIVLKLRNTETGELVLHLHWVSIPGVAR